A genomic region of Pseudomonas sp. RSB 5.4 contains the following coding sequences:
- the acs gene encoding acetate--CoA ligase has product MFDISTFPKADAVRRAAQLSQDDYKRLYRESIEHPSAFWAEQAARFLDWSTPWQTVQRYDLKTGEASWFAGGQLNVSYNCIDRHLAQRGEQTAILWEGDDPAESAQITYKKLHHHVCRLANVLKSRGVKKGDRVCIYMPMIPEAAYAMLACARIGAIHSVVFGGFSPDSLRDRILDADCRTVITADEGVRGGKFVPLKHNVDKALQSCPDVSTVVVVERTQGKVDWVEGRDLWYHQAVRDVSDDCPPEPMDAEDPLFILYTSGSTGKPKGVLHTTGGYLLQAAMTFKYVLDYREGEVFWCTADVGWVTGHSYIVYGPLANGATTLIFEGVPSYPSTSRFWQVIDKHHVNIFYTAPTALRALMREGAGPLQETSRQSLRLLGSVGEPINPEAWEWYFNVVGEQRCPIVDTWWQTETGGIMLSPLVSAQRIKPGCATQPMFGVQPVLLDEHGKEIKGAGSGVLAIKSSWPAQIRSVYGDPQRMVDTYFKPYPGYYFTGDGARRDEDGDYWITGRIDDVINVSGHRIGTAEVESALVLHDSIAEAAVVGYPHDVKGQGIYAFVTPMNGFEPSDELKKELLAHVSKEIGSFAKPDLIQWAPALPKTRSGKIMRRILRKIACNELDSLGDTSTLADPSVVQGLIDKRLNQ; this is encoded by the coding sequence ATGTTCGATATCAGCACGTTCCCCAAAGCCGATGCCGTCCGCCGGGCTGCGCAGTTGAGTCAGGACGACTATAAGCGTCTGTACCGCGAATCCATTGAACATCCCAGCGCCTTCTGGGCCGAACAGGCCGCCCGCTTCCTCGACTGGAGCACACCGTGGCAGACCGTGCAGCGCTACGACCTGAAAACCGGTGAAGCGTCCTGGTTTGCCGGCGGCCAACTGAACGTCAGCTACAACTGCATCGACCGTCACCTCGCCCAGCGCGGCGAGCAGACCGCGATTCTCTGGGAAGGCGACGACCCGGCCGAATCGGCGCAGATCACCTACAAAAAACTCCACCATCACGTCTGCCGCCTGGCCAATGTGCTGAAAAGCCGTGGGGTGAAAAAAGGTGATCGGGTGTGCATCTACATGCCGATGATCCCCGAGGCGGCCTACGCCATGCTCGCCTGCGCGCGGATCGGCGCGATTCATTCGGTGGTGTTCGGCGGCTTCTCCCCGGACTCATTGCGTGACCGCATCCTCGACGCCGACTGCCGCACCGTGATCACCGCCGATGAAGGCGTACGCGGCGGCAAGTTCGTGCCGCTCAAGCACAACGTCGACAAGGCCCTGCAAAGCTGCCCGGACGTCAGCACCGTCGTCGTAGTCGAGCGCACCCAAGGCAAAGTCGATTGGGTCGAGGGCCGTGATCTCTGGTATCACCAGGCCGTGCGTGACGTCAGCGACGATTGCCCGCCAGAACCGATGGACGCCGAAGATCCGCTGTTCATCCTCTACACCTCCGGCAGCACCGGCAAACCCAAGGGCGTGCTGCACACCACCGGCGGCTACCTGCTGCAAGCGGCGATGACCTTCAAGTACGTGCTCGATTACCGCGAAGGCGAAGTGTTCTGGTGCACCGCCGACGTCGGCTGGGTGACCGGCCACAGTTACATCGTCTACGGCCCGCTGGCCAACGGCGCAACCACGCTGATCTTCGAAGGCGTGCCAAGTTATCCGAGCACTTCGCGCTTCTGGCAGGTGATCGACAAACACCACGTCAACATCTTCTACACAGCGCCGACCGCCCTGCGCGCGTTGATGCGCGAAGGTGCCGGGCCGTTGCAGGAAACGTCGCGCCAAAGCCTCAGATTACTCGGCAGTGTCGGTGAGCCAATCAACCCGGAAGCGTGGGAATGGTATTTCAACGTGGTCGGCGAACAGCGCTGCCCGATTGTCGATACCTGGTGGCAGACCGAAACCGGCGGCATCATGCTCAGCCCGCTGGTCAGTGCGCAGCGGATCAAACCGGGTTGCGCCACGCAGCCAATGTTCGGCGTGCAACCGGTGCTACTCGACGAGCACGGCAAGGAAATCAAAGGCGCCGGCAGTGGCGTGCTGGCGATCAAGTCCAGCTGGCCGGCGCAGATCCGCAGCGTCTACGGCGATCCGCAACGCATGGTCGACACCTACTTCAAGCCCTATCCCGGCTACTACTTCACCGGTGACGGCGCACGCCGCGACGAAGACGGCGATTACTGGATCACCGGGCGCATCGATGACGTGATCAACGTCTCCGGCCACCGCATCGGCACCGCCGAAGTGGAAAGCGCGCTGGTCCTGCACGACAGCATCGCCGAGGCCGCCGTGGTCGGTTACCCGCACGACGTCAAGGGCCAGGGCATCTACGCCTTCGTCACGCCCATGAACGGCTTCGAGCCGAGCGATGAGCTGAAGAAAGAACTGCTGGCCCACGTCAGCAAGGAAATCGGCAGCTTCGCCAAACCGGACCTGATCCAGTGGGCGCCGGCCTTGCCGAAAACCCGCTCAGGCAAGATCATGCGGCGGATCCTGCGCAAGATCGCCTGCAACGAACTCGACAGCCTCGGCGACACCTCGACCCTGGCCGATCCGAGCGTGGTCCAGGGCCTGATCGACAAGCGCCTGAATCAGTAA